From a single Gammaproteobacteria bacterium genomic region:
- the pheS gene encoding phenylalanine--tRNA ligase subunit alpha, protein MQSLEEIFLQAKAAIEAAEDLKVLDDCRVKYLGKKSYLTEYMKTLGQLPPEERPAAGQKVNDVKVSIAQALEARHEILKAKQIKIQLDSETIDITLPGRTQGQGSIHPLIKTFDTLREIFGRMGFNFMEGPEIEEDFYNFTALNIPPLHPARAMQDTFYFDDGLLLRSQMSPVQIHAMKKLKPPLKVVAMGRVYRRDFDITHTPMFHQLECLMVSETLSFADLKGVLTYFLQEFFGADIKIRLRPSYFPFTEPSAEVDIGCLNCVGKGCRICKQTGFLEVLGCGMVHPNVLKSVDIDSKRFKGFAFGVGIDRLTLLKYGIKDLRSLFENDVRFLSQF, encoded by the coding sequence ATGCAATCTCTTGAAGAAATTTTTTTGCAAGCCAAAGCTGCTATTGAAGCAGCCGAAGATTTAAAGGTACTTGATGATTGTCGCGTAAAATATTTGGGTAAGAAGAGTTACCTTACTGAATATATGAAAACACTGGGGCAACTCCCGCCAGAAGAAAGACCTGCTGCTGGCCAAAAGGTTAACGATGTTAAAGTATCGATTGCCCAGGCCCTTGAAGCGCGTCACGAAATTTTAAAAGCCAAACAAATTAAAATCCAGTTGGATAGCGAAACCATCGATATAACGTTACCCGGGAGAACACAAGGCCAGGGTAGCATTCATCCGTTAATTAAAACGTTTGATACGCTACGCGAGATTTTTGGCCGGATGGGTTTTAATTTTATGGAAGGACCTGAAATTGAGGAAGATTTTTATAATTTTACTGCCCTCAATATTCCTCCTTTACATCCAGCTCGCGCGATGCAAGATACTTTTTATTTCGATGATGGTTTATTGCTTCGTAGTCAAATGTCACCTGTGCAAATTCATGCCATGAAAAAGCTTAAACCGCCTTTAAAAGTAGTGGCTATGGGTCGTGTTTATCGTCGTGACTTTGATATAACCCACACGCCCATGTTTCATCAACTTGAATGTTTGATGGTTTCAGAAACGCTTTCTTTTGCCGATTTAAAAGGCGTTTTAACTTACTTTCTGCAAGAATTTTTTGGTGCCGATATCAAAATTAGATTGCGTCCTTCATATTTCCCTTTTACCGAACCTTCAGCCGAAGTTGATATCGGTTGTTTAAACTGCGTAGGTAAAGGTTGCAGAATTTGCAAGCAAACGGGCTTTCTTGAAGTGTTAGGATGCGGCATGGTCCACCCCAACGTTTTAAAATCTGTGGACATAGATAGCAAACGTTTTAAAGGATTTGCATTCGGCGTTGGTATTGATCGTTTAACATTACTTAAATATGGCATAAAAGACTTACGCTCATTATTTGAAAACGATGTTCGTTTTTTAAGTCAATTTTAA
- the rplT gene encoding 50S ribosomal protein L20 — translation MPRVKRGVTARAKHKKVLAKAKGYYGARSRVFRVAKQAVIKAAQYAYRDRRNRKREFRALWITRVNAAARSHGLTYGEFMHGLKKASITLDRKILADMAVHDKAAFSTLVEQAKLNLGSVSAAA, via the coding sequence ATGCCAAGAGTTAAACGTGGCGTTACTGCAAGAGCTAAACACAAAAAAGTGTTAGCAAAAGCGAAAGGTTATTATGGCGCACGCAGCCGCGTTTTCCGTGTGGCTAAACAAGCAGTCATTAAAGCAGCTCAATATGCCTACCGCGATCGTCGTAATAGAAAAAGAGAATTTCGTGCGCTTTGGATTACCCGGGTTAATGCAGCAGCTCGCTCGCATGGTTTGACCTATGGTGAATTTATGCATGGCTTGAAAAAAGCCTCTATTACCCTTGATAGAAAAATATTAGCGGATATGGCGGTACACGATAAAGCAGCATTCAGTACCCTCGTTGAGCAAGCCAAATTAAATCTTGGTAGCGTAAGCGCTGCAGCTTAG
- the rpmI gene encoding 50S ribosomal protein L35, which produces MPKLKSNRGAGKRFRATGNGGFKCRSANRNHILTKKSTKRKRHMRNGFHVRDEDLGRIEQMLPFA; this is translated from the coding sequence ATGCCAAAGTTGAAGTCAAATCGCGGAGCGGGCAAGCGCTTTCGTGCCACCGGAAATGGTGGATTTAAGTGCCGTAGCGCTAACCGAAACCACATTCTTACCAAAAAATCGACGAAACGTAAGCGTCATATGCGTAACGGATTTCATGTAAGAGATGAGGATTTAGGTCGTATTGAACAAATGTTACCATTTGCATAA
- the infC gene encoding translation initiation factor IF-3, translating into MSTEKKPRVNEEIRTHEVRLIDAEGQQLGVVSTLDARKISEERGLDLVEVSPEAKPPVCRIMDYGKYKFQLSKRKASARKKQKLIQVKEVKIRPGTEEADYQVKLRNVIKFLEQGDKAKITVRFRGREMTHPELGMQMLQRMVLELVDYGVVEQHPKFEGRQIVMILGPKKK; encoded by the coding sequence ATTAGTACAGAAAAAAAACCTCGGGTTAATGAAGAAATCCGAACTCATGAGGTTCGTCTTATAGATGCAGAAGGCCAACAGCTTGGAGTCGTATCCACCCTCGATGCGCGAAAAATTTCGGAGGAAAGGGGTCTTGACCTTGTTGAAGTATCTCCTGAAGCAAAGCCACCCGTGTGTCGTATCATGGATTACGGTAAATATAAGTTTCAGTTGAGTAAGCGAAAAGCTTCTGCAAGAAAGAAACAAAAACTAATCCAAGTTAAAGAAGTAAAAATCAGACCTGGTACTGAAGAGGCAGATTATCAAGTTAAGCTTCGGAATGTTATTAAGTTTTTAGAGCAGGGGGACAAGGCCAAAATCACCGTACGGTTCCGTGGCCGAGAGATGACCCACCCTGAACTGGGGATGCAAATGTTGCAAAGAATGGTCCTCGAGCTCGTAGACTATGGAGTAGTCGAGCAACATCCTAAGTTTGAAGGTCGCCAAATTGTGATGATTTTGGGGCCAAAAAAGAAATAA
- the thrS gene encoding threonine--tRNA ligase: MPTITLPDGTQKQFEQPVSVYDIALSIGSGLAKAALAGEVGGKLVDTFFIVNADAKVRIITDRDPAGLEIIRHSAAHLLAQAVKILFPKAQVTIGPVIENGFYYDFSYDRPFSTEDLNNIEVKMQEIVDENYTVSREVVSRDEAIAYFEGIGEHYKVKIIQDIPGNETLTIYKQDGFADLCRGPHVPRTGMIKAFKLMKVSGAYWRGDSNNEMLQRIYGTAWPNKKALDEYLKNLEEAEKRDHRKIAKQMDLFHIQEEAPGMIFWHEKGWLIYQEIKRYISDRLLMSGYQEVSTPQIVDLELWKKSGHWGNFNEEMFTLSSDDRQYAVKPMNCPCHILIFKQGLRSYRDLPMRLAEYGTLHRNELSGSMHGLMRVRQLVQDDAHIFCTDEQIQIEASNFIKLLMDVYQDFGFDDITIRLAARPDKRMGSDELWDFAEGALADALKGLNLDFEIRPKEGAFYGPKIEFHLKDCIGRMWQCGTLQLDYSMPARLEASYIAEDGSKKVPAMLHRAILGSMERFIGILLEQYAGKLPVWLAPVQIMAMNITDNQAEYTQEIVAILKKHGFRVKSDLRNEKIGFKIREHTLDHVPYLLVIGDREVESDTISVRTQDGADLGKMTTNQLIDLLKTQIAKRGRTK, translated from the coding sequence ATGCCGACCATTACCTTGCCCGATGGCACCCAAAAACAATTTGAGCAACCTGTTAGCGTTTATGACATTGCTTTAAGCATTGGTAGCGGATTAGCCAAAGCGGCCCTTGCTGGAGAAGTAGGTGGGAAACTTGTTGATACTTTTTTTATCGTTAACGCCGATGCAAAAGTTCGAATTATTACAGACCGTGACCCTGCAGGTTTAGAAATCATTCGCCATTCTGCGGCACATCTTTTAGCCCAAGCCGTGAAAATTTTATTTCCGAAAGCCCAAGTCACCATTGGTCCTGTCATTGAAAATGGTTTCTATTATGATTTTTCTTATGATCGTCCCTTTTCCACAGAAGACTTGAATAACATTGAAGTTAAAATGCAAGAAATCGTAGACGAAAACTACACGGTATCAAGAGAAGTTGTTTCCAGAGATGAAGCTATTGCTTATTTCGAGGGGATTGGGGAGCACTACAAGGTCAAAATCATTCAAGATATCCCCGGTAATGAAACTTTAACCATTTATAAGCAAGATGGTTTTGCTGATCTTTGTCGAGGTCCACACGTTCCGCGCACCGGCATGATTAAAGCATTTAAGTTAATGAAAGTTTCCGGCGCATATTGGCGTGGTGATTCTAATAACGAAATGTTGCAACGTATTTACGGCACAGCTTGGCCAAATAAAAAAGCGCTTGATGAATATTTAAAGAATTTGGAAGAAGCTGAAAAACGCGATCATCGTAAAATAGCCAAACAAATGGATCTATTCCACATACAAGAAGAAGCGCCAGGAATGATTTTCTGGCATGAAAAGGGTTGGCTAATTTATCAAGAAATTAAACGTTACATTTCTGACCGTCTTTTAATGAGTGGTTATCAAGAAGTTTCAACACCGCAAATTGTCGACTTAGAATTGTGGAAAAAATCGGGACATTGGGGCAATTTTAACGAAGAGATGTTTACCCTTTCCTCAGATGATCGCCAATATGCAGTCAAGCCCATGAACTGTCCTTGTCATATCTTAATTTTCAAACAGGGCTTGCGTAGCTATCGTGACTTGCCGATGCGCTTAGCGGAATACGGCACATTACATCGCAATGAATTATCGGGTTCCATGCATGGCTTGATGCGGGTTAGACAACTTGTGCAAGATGACGCTCATATTTTTTGCACCGATGAGCAAATCCAGATAGAAGCTTCCAACTTCATTAAACTTTTAATGGATGTCTATCAAGATTTTGGGTTTGATGACATTACCATTCGCCTGGCCGCACGGCCGGATAAGCGAATGGGCAGTGATGAACTTTGGGATTTTGCAGAAGGTGCTCTGGCGGATGCTTTGAAAGGTTTAAATTTGGATTTTGAAATCCGGCCCAAGGAAGGAGCATTTTATGGTCCCAAAATTGAATTTCACTTAAAAGATTGTATTGGCAGAATGTGGCAGTGTGGCACCTTACAACTCGATTACTCGATGCCAGCTCGACTTGAAGCAAGCTACATCGCAGAAGATGGGAGTAAAAAGGTCCCAGCGATGCTACATCGAGCCATTTTAGGTTCGATGGAACGCTTTATTGGGATCTTATTAGAGCAATATGCAGGAAAATTACCAGTCTGGTTGGCTCCCGTGCAAATTATGGCTATGAATATTACCGATAACCAAGCAGAATATACCCAGGAAATTGTAGCCATACTGAAAAAACATGGTTTTAGAGTAAAATCAGACTTGAGAAATGAGAAAATCGGCTTTAAAATCCGCGAGCACACGCTTGATCACGTTCCCTATCTTTTAGTCATAGGTGACCGTGAGGTGGAATCTGACACAATTTCTGTTAGAACACAGGATGGTGCGGATTTAGGCAAAATGACAACGAACCAGTTGATTGATTTGCTAAAAACCCAAATCGCCAAGCGTGGCCGAACAAAATAG
- the uvrB gene encoding excinuclease ABC subunit UvrB — translation MTQQFELHAEFTPAGDQPQAIRQLIEGIQSGLAYQTLLGVTGSGKTFTMANVIKAIQRPTLILAPNKTLAAQLYGEMKEFFPKNSVEYFVSYYDYYQPEAYVPSSDTYIAKDASINDHIEQMRLSATKALLERNDSIIVATVSAIYGLGDPRMYLSMVMHLDRGDKVDQRFILRRLSELQYTRNDMDLHRANYRVRGDVIDVYPAESDMEAVRIELLGDEIENLSYFDPLTGEILRRVPRLTIYPKSHYVTQRSTIIKAIDHIRMDLRERLEVLHNTNKLVEAQRLEQRTIYDLELMQELGYCNGIENYSRYLSGRAPGEPPPTLFDYLPKDALLFIDESHVTIPQLHGMYRGDRSRKETLVEYGFRLPSALDNRPLQFEEFSERAPQTIYVSATPTAFELERSDVIAEQVVRPTGLIDPEIEVKPAKTQVDDLLSEINKRIAEKSRVLVTTLTKRLAEDLTEYLDEHHIKVRYLHSDIGTVERVEIIRGLRLGHFDVLVGINLLREGLDLPEVSLVAILDADKEGFLRSETSLIQTIGRAARHFKGKAILYADRITGSMERAMSETSRRRDKQKIYNEKHGITPTSVKKAVHDVMEGAYSENRVRGRLFPKGKLKDEEYDIANLTPEAASAKITKLENKMYAHAHNLEFEEAARLRDVIKSLKENSLAR, via the coding sequence ATGACTCAACAATTTGAATTACATGCTGAATTTACCCCCGCCGGTGATCAGCCCCAAGCTATTCGCCAATTAATTGAAGGAATTCAAAGTGGATTGGCGTATCAGACTTTGCTTGGGGTTACGGGATCCGGCAAAACATTTACGATGGCCAATGTCATTAAAGCTATTCAACGTCCAACTTTAATCTTAGCGCCGAATAAAACACTTGCGGCCCAGCTTTATGGAGAAATGAAAGAGTTTTTCCCTAAAAATTCAGTGGAATATTTTGTATCCTATTACGATTATTATCAGCCAGAAGCTTACGTTCCCTCATCTGATACTTATATTGCCAAAGATGCATCGATCAATGATCACATTGAGCAAATGCGGCTTTCTGCAACCAAAGCGCTTTTAGAGCGCAATGATTCTATTATTGTTGCAACCGTTTCTGCGATTTATGGCTTGGGTGATCCTCGCATGTATTTAAGTATGGTCATGCACTTAGATCGAGGCGATAAAGTTGATCAACGTTTTATTTTGCGGCGATTATCAGAGCTTCAATACACCCGTAATGACATGGATTTGCATCGGGCAAACTACCGTGTGCGCGGTGATGTTATTGATGTCTATCCTGCTGAATCGGATATGGAAGCAGTGCGAATAGAACTGTTAGGCGATGAAATCGAAAATTTATCCTATTTTGACCCCCTAACAGGCGAGATTTTAAGACGGGTTCCTCGATTAACTATCTATCCTAAGTCCCATTATGTTACGCAGCGCAGCACTATTATTAAGGCGATTGATCATATTAGAATGGACTTACGAGAACGATTGGAAGTGCTTCATAATACTAATAAATTAGTTGAAGCTCAACGTCTTGAACAACGCACTATTTATGATTTAGAACTGATGCAAGAACTAGGTTATTGCAACGGTATAGAAAATTACTCCCGCTACTTATCTGGCCGAGCGCCGGGCGAGCCGCCACCGACACTTTTTGATTATCTACCTAAAGATGCCTTGCTCTTTATTGATGAATCGCACGTAACGATTCCGCAACTTCATGGCATGTATCGGGGCGATCGATCTCGGAAAGAAACGTTAGTGGAATATGGCTTTCGTTTGCCATCCGCGCTTGATAATCGACCCTTACAATTTGAAGAATTTAGCGAACGCGCTCCGCAAACGATCTATGTCTCAGCAACGCCCACTGCTTTCGAGCTTGAGCGCTCCGATGTCATCGCCGAGCAAGTCGTTCGTCCAACGGGCCTTATTGATCCCGAAATAGAAGTGAAGCCTGCAAAAACACAAGTTGACGATTTACTATCAGAAATTAATAAGCGTATTGCAGAAAAAAGTCGGGTTTTGGTTACTACTTTAACCAAACGCTTAGCTGAAGATTTAACTGAATACTTGGATGAACACCATATTAAAGTAAGGTATCTTCATTCTGATATTGGAACGGTTGAACGTGTCGAAATTATCCGCGGATTGCGGCTTGGGCATTTCGATGTGCTCGTTGGTATTAATTTATTACGGGAAGGATTGGACTTGCCGGAAGTCTCATTGGTAGCCATCTTAGACGCTGATAAAGAAGGGTTTCTTCGCTCGGAAACTTCATTGATACAAACAATTGGTCGTGCTGCCCGTCATTTTAAAGGCAAAGCTATTTTATATGCTGATCGCATCACTGGCTCGATGGAAAGAGCCATGTCTGAAACGAGTCGTCGTCGCGACAAACAAAAAATTTATAATGAAAAGCATGGGATCACACCCACAAGTGTAAAGAAGGCAGTGCATGATGTCATGGAAGGCGCTTATTCAGAAAATAGGGTGAGAGGACGATTATTTCCAAAAGGGAAGCTAAAGGATGAAGAGTATGATATTGCAAATCTAACGCCTGAGGCTGCGTCTGCGAAAATTACCAAACTAGAAAATAAAATGTATGCTCATGCTCATAATCTAGAATTCGAAGAAGCAGCTCGTTTACGTGATGTCATTAAATCTTTGAAAGAAAATTCTCTGGCCCGCTAA
- a CDS encoding pyridoxal phosphate-dependent aminotransferase encodes MNDRALQLSERITLIKPSPTLAVSARAEELKSTGVDILNLSVGEPDFDTPDHIREAAIKALNEGHTRYTAVDGIRPLKQAIAEKFARDNQLNYTLNQILVSCGAKHSIFNAFTAILNPGDEVIIPAPYWVSYPDIVKMTGGIPVIVQSDFANAFKLTPENLKSAMTEKTRAFVINSPSNPSGMAYSLDELKKLAEVLIEYPDVLIVTDDIYEHSLWRHLPFANILNACPELYERCIVVNGVSKTYAMTGFRIGYAAGNAKIIAAMKKVQSQSTSNPTSISQYAALAALTGDQACVKTMTQAFKERHDFIYAALKDFPGFECLPSDGTFYSFPSIQKILSKTGLQDDIQFSEYLLNEARVAVIPGSAFGMEGYIRISYAAPFETLTQAVERIRTALQKLFT; translated from the coding sequence ATGAACGACCGAGCATTGCAGTTATCCGAGCGCATTACCCTCATCAAACCATCTCCGACTTTAGCAGTTTCTGCTCGGGCTGAAGAACTCAAAAGCACAGGCGTCGACATTCTCAATCTGAGCGTGGGCGAACCTGATTTTGATACACCGGATCACATTAGAGAAGCTGCTATTAAAGCACTCAATGAAGGGCATACGCGTTATACGGCTGTCGATGGTATTAGACCCTTAAAGCAAGCCATTGCGGAAAAATTTGCGCGTGATAATCAGTTGAATTATACCCTTAATCAAATTTTAGTTTCGTGTGGCGCAAAACATAGCATCTTTAATGCATTTACCGCGATTCTTAATCCGGGTGATGAAGTGATCATTCCCGCACCCTATTGGGTTTCCTATCCGGATATTGTCAAAATGACGGGCGGCATCCCGGTTATCGTTCAATCTGATTTTGCAAATGCTTTTAAACTGACCCCAGAAAATTTGAAATCCGCAATGACAGAAAAAACAAGAGCCTTTGTTATTAATAGTCCTTCAAACCCAAGTGGCATGGCTTACAGTCTGGATGAATTAAAAAAACTGGCTGAAGTATTAATTGAATACCCGGATGTGTTGATCGTGACAGATGATATTTATGAACATTCACTTTGGCGACACTTACCCTTTGCAAATATTTTAAATGCGTGTCCCGAGCTTTACGAGCGTTGCATCGTAGTGAATGGTGTTTCTAAAACTTATGCGATGACAGGATTTCGCATCGGCTATGCAGCGGGCAATGCAAAAATTATTGCTGCTATGAAGAAAGTACAATCCCAAAGTACCTCTAATCCCACAAGTATTTCTCAATATGCCGCCTTAGCAGCGCTTACCGGCGATCAAGCTTGCGTTAAAACGATGACGCAGGCATTTAAAGAGCGGCATGATTTTATCTATGCAGCACTCAAGGATTTTCCGGGCTTTGAATGTTTACCTTCCGATGGAACTTTTTATAGCTTTCCCTCAATCCAAAAAATATTAAGTAAAACAGGCTTGCAGGATGATATACAATTTTCCGAGTATTTGTTAAATGAGGCACGTGTAGCGGTGATTCCAGGCAGCGCATTTGGTATGGAAGGATACATTCGCATTAGTTATGCGGCGCCTTTCGAAACCTTGACGCAAGCGGTAGAACGTATCCGTACTGCTTTACAGAAGCTGTTTACTTAA
- the prpB gene encoding methylisocitrate lyase: protein MKRGLRDALAQENPLQIVGTINAYMALMAERAGFQAIYLSGAGVANASYGFPDLGITNLTDVAEDVRRITYACDLPLLVDIDTGWGTALNIARAIKTMIRSGAAGIHIEDQVQAKRCGHRPGKALVSPEEMCDRIKACVDAKDDPKFVIMARTDALANEGLAQTIERIQQYIEAGAEMIFFEGVTDLSQYQAVTEKCKVPILANMTEFGLTPLYAKEDLQKAGVELILYPLSAFRAMCASAHQVYKTIRQDGTQKSLLKEMQTRQELYEVLDYHRYEQHLNELFAQGKGK, encoded by the coding sequence ATGAAGCGAGGGTTACGCGATGCGCTGGCTCAGGAAAACCCATTACAAATTGTAGGAACAATTAATGCTTACATGGCATTAATGGCAGAGCGTGCAGGTTTTCAAGCAATCTATCTATCAGGCGCAGGCGTTGCTAATGCATCTTACGGATTCCCAGATCTGGGAATAACTAATCTTACCGATGTTGCTGAAGATGTTCGCCGCATTACCTACGCATGTGATTTACCGCTATTAGTTGATATTGATACAGGGTGGGGGACAGCGTTAAATATTGCTCGCGCTATTAAAACAATGATTAGAAGTGGCGCTGCGGGTATTCATATTGAAGATCAAGTACAAGCTAAGCGCTGTGGTCATCGCCCCGGTAAAGCGCTCGTTTCACCTGAAGAAATGTGTGACCGTATAAAAGCTTGTGTGGATGCAAAAGATGACCCCAAGTTTGTCATCATGGCGAGAACCGACGCCCTTGCTAACGAAGGATTGGCCCAAACTATTGAGCGTATTCAGCAATATATTGAAGCCGGTGCCGAAATGATTTTCTTTGAAGGTGTTACTGATTTATCCCAATATCAAGCTGTCACAGAAAAATGTAAAGTTCCCATCTTAGCTAATATGACTGAGTTTGGGCTAACCCCTCTTTATGCTAAGGAAGACTTGCAAAAAGCCGGCGTTGAGCTCATCCTTTACCCCCTCTCCGCTTTCCGTGCCATGTGCGCGAGCGCCCATCAAGTTTATAAAACAATCCGTCAAGACGGCACGCAAAAAAGTTTATTAAAAGAAATGCAAACCCGTCAGGAGCTTTACGAGGTCCTGGATTATCATCGTTATGAACAACATTTAAATGAATTATTCGCACAAGGAAAAGGTAAATGA
- the prpC gene encoding 2-methylcitrate synthase has translation MTAKTGGLEGVIVGDTAICTVGKEGVGLTYRGYDIHDLATYSSFEEVAYLLLYDKLPSLSELNAYRDKLVKLRRLPNELKLILETMPGSAHPMEVLRTSVSMLGTLEAESANYNDHDIANRLIACVPSMLLYWYQFHRNNTRLETWVAEEPTVAGYFMYLLLGKKPTDEVRRAMDVSLILYAEHELNASTFAARVTASTGSDFYSAIVSAIGTLRGPLHGGANEEAMRLISMFKTPDQAEAGVKEMLAKKEKIMGFGHRVYKNSDPRSDIIKEWSRKLSLTARDGYLFAISERIEKVMWEEKKLFPNLDFYSATAYHFCGVPTLLFTPIFVMARLSGWSAHIFEQRANNRLIRPEAEYTGPTKRSYTPIEQRG, from the coding sequence ATGACTGCAAAAACTGGCGGGTTAGAAGGTGTTATTGTTGGTGATACAGCCATATGCACCGTCGGGAAAGAAGGCGTTGGGCTGACTTATCGTGGCTACGATATCCATGATCTTGCCACCTATTCTTCTTTCGAAGAAGTAGCTTATTTGCTCCTTTACGACAAACTACCCTCTTTATCGGAATTAAACGCTTACCGCGATAAATTAGTAAAACTAAGACGGCTTCCTAACGAGTTAAAATTAATATTAGAAACAATGCCAGGCTCAGCGCATCCTATGGAAGTTTTGCGCACAAGTGTATCGATGCTAGGCACATTGGAAGCGGAATCTGCTAATTACAATGATCATGATATTGCTAACCGCTTAATTGCTTGTGTTCCCAGCATGTTACTTTATTGGTATCAATTCCATCGAAACAATACACGTCTTGAAACTTGGGTTGCAGAAGAGCCAACAGTAGCTGGCTACTTTATGTATTTATTATTAGGTAAAAAACCAACTGACGAAGTTCGCCGCGCTATGGATGTCTCACTCATTCTTTATGCAGAACATGAACTCAATGCCTCAACCTTTGCAGCGCGTGTCACAGCATCAACAGGATCAGATTTTTACTCAGCTATTGTTTCTGCCATTGGAACTTTACGCGGTCCTTTACATGGCGGCGCCAACGAAGAAGCAATGCGTTTAATCAGTATGTTCAAAACACCTGATCAAGCTGAAGCCGGCGTCAAAGAAATGCTAGCTAAAAAAGAAAAAATAATGGGATTTGGCCATCGTGTTTATAAAAACTCTGACCCACGCTCCGATATCATTAAGGAGTGGTCGAGAAAATTATCTTTAACAGCACGTGATGGTTACCTCTTCGCTATTTCTGAACGCATTGAAAAAGTAATGTGGGAAGAGAAAAAGTTATTTCCTAATTTAGATTTTTATAGCGCAACAGCCTATCATTTTTGTGGGGTACCCACTTTATTGTTTACGCCTATTTTTGTCATGGCCCGCCTCAGTGGGTGGAGTGCTCATATTTTTGAACAACGTGCCAACAACAGATTGATTCGGCCCGAAGCAGAATATACGGGTCCTACAAAACGATCTTACACCCCTATTGAACAACGAGGCTGA
- a CDS encoding bifunctional 2-methylcitrate dehydratase/aconitate hydratase, with translation MALHTVDSNIRPEMDEVLLTIAEYTANSTIKSELAYQTASFSLMDALGCALMALEFPACTKLLGPIVPGTIVPLGARVPGTDYCLDPILAAFNIGTLVRWLDFNDTWLAAEWGHPSDNLGAILALTDYLSRTKRAANKKPLVVRDILTAMIKAHEIQGILALENGFNRLGFDHVLLVRIASTAVATSLLGGTVEQIANALSHAFIDGAALRTYRHAPNTGSRKSWAAGDATSRATRLAWLTMQGEMGYQSALTAKKWGFYDVVMQGNPLKLNHSFGSYVMENILFKISFPAEFHAQTAVECAVVLHPQIKDRLHEIEKIVLNTQESAVRIISKSGPLHNPADRDHCLQYMVAVGLLEGDLNAKHYENAFAYHRKEIDELRNKMIVEEEPRFSQEYLHPDKRSIANAIQIFFKDGTKTEKVTIEYPIGHRRRREEGIPLLFRKFEGSAQKHLSSEKVTMLLDLFHNQAKLEATPADEFIELFC, from the coding sequence ATGGCTTTACATACAGTGGATAGCAATATCCGCCCTGAGATGGATGAAGTATTACTTACAATTGCTGAATATACGGCCAATAGCACGATTAAGAGCGAGCTTGCTTACCAAACAGCTTCTTTTAGTTTAATGGATGCACTGGGCTGCGCACTTATGGCCTTAGAATTTCCCGCTTGTACAAAGTTACTAGGACCCATCGTGCCAGGAACCATTGTACCTCTTGGCGCTCGAGTACCAGGGACAGACTATTGCCTGGACCCCATTCTTGCAGCATTCAATATTGGCACCTTAGTTCGTTGGCTTGATTTTAATGATACTTGGCTTGCAGCAGAATGGGGTCACCCTTCTGATAACTTAGGTGCAATTTTAGCACTCACTGATTATCTCAGCCGAACCAAACGAGCTGCAAATAAAAAACCTTTAGTCGTGCGAGATATTTTGACCGCCATGATTAAAGCTCATGAAATTCAAGGTATCTTAGCACTGGAAAATGGTTTTAATCGTCTCGGATTTGATCACGTTCTTTTGGTAAGAATTGCATCCACTGCCGTTGCAACATCTTTATTAGGTGGCACAGTAGAACAAATTGCTAATGCACTCTCGCACGCTTTCATTGATGGCGCAGCTTTAAGAACTTATCGTCATGCTCCCAACACGGGAAGTCGAAAATCTTGGGCTGCAGGCGATGCAACCAGTCGGGCCACCCGACTTGCTTGGCTCACAATGCAAGGTGAAATGGGTTATCAAAGTGCACTCACTGCAAAAAAATGGGGATTTTATGATGTTGTCATGCAAGGAAATCCTCTCAAGCTGAATCATTCATTTGGTAGTTATGTCATGGAAAATATTTTATTTAAAATATCTTTTCCAGCAGAATTCCATGCGCAAACTGCTGTTGAGTGTGCAGTAGTTTTGCATCCTCAAATTAAGGATCGTTTGCATGAGATTGAAAAAATCGTCTTAAACACTCAAGAATCGGCAGTCAGAATTATTAGTAAATCGGGGCCGCTCCATAACCCTGCTGATCGAGATCATTGTTTACAATACATGGTAGCTGTCGGACTTCTAGAAGGTGATCTTAATGCTAAGCATTATGAAAATGCCTTTGCTTATCACCGTAAAGAAATTGATGAGCTTAGAAATAAAATGATTGTTGAAGAAGAACCGCGCTTTTCACAAGAGTATTTACATCCCGATAAACGCTCGATTGCTAATGCGATTCAAATCTTTTTTAAAGATGGCACGAAAACTGAGAAAGTTACCATTGAATACCCAATTGGCCATCGACGCCGTAGAGAAGAAGGAATTCCCCTCTTGTTCAGAAAATTTGAAGGAAGTGCGCAGAAGCATCTTTCATCTGAAAAAGTTACGATGCTGCTCGATCTCTTTCACAATCAAGCAAAACTCGAAGCTACCCCAGCTGATGAATTCATTGAATTATTTTGTTAA